Proteins from a genomic interval of Planifilum fimeticola:
- a CDS encoding VOC family protein, producing MRLFHYHFWTDKAEAMERFYRSRKFRTALRNPPLDWEDFRHRGIRFRIIEMIRSHVNVTFGYGTRDRLDHLGMLVDEEEHDAVASRARQSGMQVEESDARTFVRTPWGFRLELQRRRDVVDKEPKAVIAGMKMKIPFSPDPPHVGRMAEG from the coding sequence ATGCGGCTGTTTCATTACCACTTCTGGACAGACAAGGCGGAAGCCATGGAGCGGTTTTACCGGTCCCGGAAGTTTCGCACCGCTTTGAGGAATCCGCCGCTGGATTGGGAGGATTTTCGTCACCGCGGCATCCGGTTCCGAATCATCGAAATGATCCGGAGCCACGTGAATGTGACCTTCGGCTATGGAACGCGGGACCGTCTGGATCATTTGGGAATGCTGGTGGACGAAGAGGAGCACGATGCCGTCGCGAGCCGCGCCCGGCAATCGGGCATGCAGGTAGAGGAATCCGATGCTCGAACCTTCGTCCGGACCCCTTGGGGATTTCGCCTGGAATTGCAGCGACGGCGGGATGTGGTGGACAAGGAACCAAAGGCCGTAATCGCCGGGATGAAGATGAAGATTCCCTTTTCTCCCGATCCCCCGCATGTTGGCCGAATGGCTGAAGGCTGA